The following DNA comes from Rosa rugosa chromosome 5, drRosRugo1.1, whole genome shotgun sequence.
TTGCTATAAGCTCATTCAAGTCCCATTTTTCCTTCTGTGAAAAGTATGCAGTCTTCAGTGGGCCAAAACTAGGAGGAAGACGGATCAGGGCCAAGTGAACAATGAAGGCATCAAGGAACACAGTCTCCAGTTCACCAAGTCTAGTGGTTATGTGAATAATTTTCATTATATGCTCCCTAACACTCTCTGAGGTGTCAAACTTCATGCCTAAAAGCTGATCTAGTAAGGCTGAAATCTCTGCTTTCTCATTCTCCTTAAACTTCAGGCCAATAGCAGTCATAAATCCCAAGGCCGTATCAGGTTCAGCGACACCACCCCTCACCACAGGTGACATGGTTTGTTTCATAATTAGTTTGGCCATTCTATTGGTCCTATGCCACTCCCTGTGTTTCACAATTATCGCCTCAGTACTAGTCTCATTCAAAACAGGTTGAGGCTCCCTAAAACACACAGCAAGTCCTTGGAGGCCAAGATAAAGCTCAATACGCTCTTTCCATGTTTTAAAATTTGAGCCATTAAGAGGCTCAATGTTGTGCAGAGAATAGCCAGAATTCATAgctgaaaacaaagaaaagaaaaaagaaaatttcagtTTTCTGGTCAAGACTTTAAAGGCTCTGTTTGAAAAACGACTTGAATGCAAAATTTATAGCCAATCCACAGAAAATTCAAACAAGCAAACGAGTGAAAAATTTCAcacaaaaaacagaaaagatcCCCAAAATGCACATTCAATTGAAAGGCTTTACCTGTTGGCACAAAGACAATTCAACATACTATTTTTCTTAATTGTAAAGCTGAAAAATTAGAAGCTAAAATATCCCTGAACTTTCAACACATATTAGCAAGAAGAAAAGATCAGTTCACCAAATATAGTTTCTAAAATTTCATATTACACTGTTTTAATTTCAAGAACATAAAAGTCTAATCCTTCTGTTGAAGATACAATTATATTCTAAAAATCAAAGACACAAGTTGCAAGTCTATAACTGAATGGTTCTCAAAATAATCAAATGGCAGATTGATGCTACAACATATACCATAAAACTATTCTGAAAACTTAGAACTTGGCATTGTAAAGATTGAACCTTACGATCAGTTTGTTATCAAATTACAAATTAACAAGATATTGACCACTTAAGGGAAACAATCTTGTCAAAAGGTAATTCAATCATAACAACATACATACATaattaaaaacacaaaacccatCGCTCAATCACAagacaatttcaacaatacaatCAAGAATTCATGATCAAGCAAAACAAAACTTAAATtccatccggtcaccatctacacTAGCCTAGatgcacgccgggaatgcttctaAGGTTCTCATTCAACATCAGAATTATGCATATATGTAAAATTCCAAGTTTTGAAACGAAAGCTTATGGGGACGCTCCTGCGCTGCAAAGGAGGGTTAATTGAAACAAATACACATTcatataatcaaatcaaggcaTACCCGTAGCGAAACTTGAAGGAATTTTCAATCAGAAGCATCAAATtctcaaaaattgaaattttctcTCACAAAACCTAAAACCCCAAAACTGAAACTGGAAGAGGAGATACAGTTCTTAGACAAACGGTGTTTTTGGGAGTACTGTACGTGCACTTGTGCACTTGGGCTATAAAATAGGCCAGAATATATTGGTTTGTGAGTAGACTTGAATAAAGAATAAAAGGAGCAAGCCATAAGAGGTTTTAGGCCtgttccgtttttttttttttttttttttttgaaaattttgcaaCACAAAACCAAATATTGCAAAAAGCCTAATCCGGTTTATTATCATGCAACtaaggctctgataccaattgtaagcGGAAAAATAAACTACACATGAAGTTGCACAAATAATAaacacaagatgaagatcaTATATATAGCATAGCATAGCAAGACAATAACAGAATCGGTTATGAACATGAATTACACCAGCAGTGGTGGAGAAGGCCATCGATCTTGCAACAAGGTCTTCTGTGATCCTCTCAACTTATAAGCTACTATCTATGGGGCTAGAACTGTATGCTTGCGTTTTTGGAGAGGTCACAGGGACCTTGTATTTATATTGTACAGAACAATGAATACCTGCCCATAACAGGTTACTTAATATCATTATTACTGTATCTAACAAAATATATCCAATATATTCTTGCTTGGTTACCAAGCCATTTAGATTCCCAATCGTAAATATTAGATTCACAAATAAATACGAATATCATGGAATAGGTTTTCTCATATTATCtcagattactttctctttaggTAACAATAGTTATTACACTTGATATGCATTCATTAGATGTTCATATCAAGTCTTACAACGGAAACACGGTTTTGTTTAAGACCAACACAGAGTTTAAGTAATCTTTCTCATTTGTTCATGTTCTTACACTTGTTCGGTTTATATAGAAGAAGCAAAAGCATCTCAAAGATTTAAGATCTTCCAACTTTAGAAAATAACGAAGGCAACTGACTTGATTTAGAAAAAGCTTAtgattttctgaatttttttttttttagcgatGGGAAGATTTTTATTCAACAAGAAGCAACATTACAAGCGAAAGACCCAAACCGGgcccaaagaaaaagaacaaacaaaCGAAAACAAACAGCCCAACAAGCTTCAAACACAGTGCAAATCGACCAGGAGAGAGATGAGGCAGTGACGTCGCCGCCACCAGCCAAACCCAAGGGTGACACAGAAACGTCACCAGATCGGCGGGCGAAAACTTGGAGTCCAACCAACAATCCCATACAAGAATAGCAGCACAGAATCCATCGAAATATCTCCATAACCCAAATCTCTAAACCATACAAAACAACTTCCGAAACAAACATAGGaaccaacaaagaagaaaaaaataaacgaTCTACAGAGGGATCAAAGGGACAGACGGCCAAAGACCAtgcagacccttgttgcactACCGAATTCATCGGATGTACACGCGATAAGGGGACAACCTCGTTGAAAGAGACGATCCAAACGACGCCGACGTCGGAGCTCCAGAGGACCAACGAGCTATCAGTGAAGTGGAGTCTGAAAGGTGAGGAAGATGTGCACCTTGACCATGATTTTCTGAAtttggacttcttcttctttttttgtcaaATTTCTTTACATCTTTGATGTACTTTCTGAACTTGGACTTTATTAAAGCTTGTCTTTCTAAGTTTGGATTTCACTTAGACTAGATTACTAGAATTATGAACTGCATTACTAGTATCACTTTCCCTCTTATTATTAATGGTAAAGCTGAAGGCTGGTTTAAGCCATCCAGAGGAATCAGACAAGTGGATCATTTATCCccttatattttcattctctgcaCGGAACCTCTCATAAGACACATAAATAAACTAGCTGAAAAGCCAAAGAATCATGTTGGTCTACTTTCCTCCCCACTAGGATTCAGGATTTCAAATCTAATGTACGTTTGCTGATGATTGCTTAGTATTTGCTAAAGCTTCTACTGAAGGAGCTAGGACCATAATAAGAGTTTTGGAAGCTTTAGCTTTAGGTTTAGGACAAagaattaattttaataaatcCTCCTTATTCTTTTCCTCAAATGTCCCTAATAATTTGAAGCAGGGTATAGTTAATATCCTGAGAATCCAACAAAAATCTACCATTGGTAAATACCTTGGTATACATAATGTAGTTTTTTGGAAGGACCCTGCTAATGCAAAAGAATTAATGCTCATAATTACAAATAGGCTTTTCTGGCTGGAAGAAAGGAACCCTTTCTAAAGCTGGCAAGAGTACCTTAATTAAGGCCAATCTTGCTGGAATACCTGCTGTTAATAACAAGATCCAACCACCATGGTGAATTATGTAGATTATAGAAGACAATAAGATGATTTCACGAAGATTTGACTCTATCACTTTCAACCATGTCCTAAGAGAAGCAAATTTTATAGCAGATGCTTGTGCAAACCTAGGTCACAACTGCAGTGGAGAAAAAGTTTGGGGTAACTTTTTACCCCCGAGTGTCTCAAGAGCTGTACTTTTTGATCGATTAGGGTCTGGGTGCCTTAGAGGTGCTTGTATTTAATCTTTGTTAATAGTTTCTTAtcgaaaaaataaatatattcaTTAAGCAATCAATAATAATATGACCTCTTGTTTAAAGGTAAAGTAAATGTTGGATATCAGGAGCAAAAACAATCTCTGAACATTTCAAGCTGGAATAGTAATAGGGTTGGTTCTTAAAATTGAGAGGACTTGAGGTAACATAAATTTACTGTGTTTGAGACAATTTTgtatatcaattttttttttaaactaacaaatacaaataaatattaaattgttttagggaatcgatatttggAGAGAAtttgttgtgctttcattgataataagggcccCTTTATATAGAGATTTACAAGGCATAGtatcagagttgtacatggaaacataatcgtacattgattggatatctattaagattctccgagattatctctaatacaaaccctattacaactagagcaagtaatctAGAGTTTGGGCCGGACACAAAATCTGAATTTACTTAAACACTTCCCCTTGTGTCGTCCAAACGcagtgctcctctcgttgcctcattaaaaaccttgccgagtaacaaaaatcctgtgggacaaaaataacccggtcgaaggggaaaaagagcacaacacacccttcacgtttcgagatcaacatgtagacatctccccctgatgtctgcgtctccccctgatgactacgatcatgggagttcggataactttcgcAAGCCAATGCTTGCAatatgtttctcgaacgtggatttgggcaatgacttagtaaacaagtctgccacattgtcctcagatctaACCTGGTTCAccttgatcttgaggagcttctgttgttacttattgtagaaaaacttaggcgatatatgcttggtgttgtcacctttgatgtagccttgcttcatttgttcaatgcaagcagcaatatcctcataaatgctggtaggctcatttgtggtagacttcaaaccacaattgcttcgaacatgcgtaactatggatctaatccatatacattcacgaactgttTCGTGAatagcaataatctctgcatggttcgaagaagtagcgactagaGTTTGTTtagtagacctctaagatattgcggtcttacccatgatgaatacataaccagtttgggaacgacctttatgtgggtcagaaaTGTatccagcatcagcaaaaccttctaaaatacttatgtcattttaggatggggagagggaacgcagacCACTGTTTGTGGCGTTCTTGACATATGATGGATCCAAATCCATCATTTCTTTGTAGAGATAGAACAAGcacatatcaatcgtaccacttaggtatcgaaagatatctttaacaccagtccaatggcgtcgtgttagcgcaaagctatatctagctaataaGTTCAcggcgaatgagatgtccgatattgtgcattgtgctaagtacaataatgcgtttattgcacttaggtagggcacttctgcctctagcacatcttcgtcgtcatcttttggatggaatggatccttctttggatcaagactacagacgaccattggggtgcttgaaggtttaaCTTTGTTAGTATTGAAACGcttaagcatcttttgggtataagttgATTGATGAATTAGGATACCATCTACACGGTGCTCAaattccaaaccgaggcaaaaccgcgttctcccaagatctttcatcttaaactcggatttcaagtgttcagcggtttcccttaactcttttagggtgccaattatgctcatgtcatcaacataaaccgctactattgcaaatccggaacttgttctttttatgaacacacatgggcatagttcattgttaacatatcccttcccaatcaagtaggcACTTAGACGATTATACCACATCAGTCCggattgcttcaatccatatagtgagcatttcaaccttattgcaaaagCGCTCTGTGGTTTGGaaccacttgacttgggtaactgaagtccatccAGAACCTTCATATaaatctctgtatctagatccccatatagatacacagtaaccacatccatgagctgcatgttcagtttttcataAACTactaaactgacaaggtagcggaacataataacgtccattacggaagaatatgtctcctcgtagtcgattccaaggcgttgtgagaagccttgcgctaCAAGGCGAGAtttgtatcttacaatctcgtttctctcattacgctttttaacgaatacccatttatgaccaactagtttggtgttgggcggtattggcacaacttgcccaaatacctttcttttcactagagaatctagttctgcctggatccaatgttctaaaaaacggcctaggcggcgcctaggcgctaggcggcAAGGAACCGCTCCGATTTTGGCCTAGGCGTTTTCCTTAGGCGCTGGGCTACTAGGCcggctaggcggggactaggcgggctaggcggggactaggcggttctaGGCGGGGCCTAGGCGGtcgtaaaccctaatttattttatattttgactatttttatatttataattaatttttagactttaaatattgttatttatattattatatgtcataaaaataatttaaaattaaaaaaaaaaaccgcctagtccccgcctaggcccctaggcgctagtccctgggtcaccgcccgactagcgcctagcgttttttagaaccttgcctggatcgcatctttccattttggccaattaGCTCTACAATggcattcatcaatggagcgtggttcgatgtcatcggtctcaataatctcacacGCTACAGAGTAcacgaatacatcatcaatgatgatggagcttcgttcccacgtcccatgtacactagtgtaatttacagagatctctacgttctcagggatagatgctgacattgaggcgtcccccaaagatgtctcttggacataaccataatccggaacattcatgggacggattttgagtatcgatgatgaAAAGATtttttgtgcctcattcgctctctttctagggcgagtatccttcaaACCAATCAGTCTACCGCACTTCCTCGCGGGACCTGTGACCATAGACACCACATCACTGCCAATATGGGcagtggcgccatctcctggtgtcacaggagcaGCGTtacgtccagtatttgggacatcaatccttgcagacacatttg
Coding sequences within:
- the LOC133712137 gene encoding uncharacterized protein LOC133712137 — protein: MNSGYSLHNIEPLNGSNFKTWKERIELYLGLQGLAVCFREPQPVLNETSTEAIIVKHREWHRTNRMAKLIMKQTMSPVVRGGVAEPDTALGFMTAIGLKFKENEKAEISALLDQLLGMKFDTSESVREHIMKIIHITTRLGELETVFLDAFIVHLALIRLPPSFGPLKTAYFSQKEKWDLNELIAICVQEEELIKSHGTVSVNLVNKQKWKGKGKAVASSAANSGEGM